The genomic stretch TAATTTCTTATGAAAATGGACAATTAATGAAAGTACTTGTAGATAGTCAAAAGCAAGAAAATCACAAAGATTATTAGATCCTGTATATTACTTTAGATAAAGATATATAAACTTAAGAAGAATATTTTATTTCAATATTAAAGCAATTTTCTTTCTGAAAACAAAAACAACAAGCCCTACCAATTTAAAAGTAAAGAAACTTTGATACATCAGGCAATAAGAATTTTTAGATTCTTTATAGAGCAGTTAACTCCGTTCTCAAAAATAAGTTACTAAAATAACCTAAATATAGATCTAGAATCCGGCTATTTCAATTAAAATGGTAACTTGGCATTATAGAATACTATCAATGGGATTTGAATACAAACTGAAAACAAAGCTTACAGATCAACAAACCACTGAAATTCAGGATTTGTTGGAAAGCTCTGCTCTTTTTGAGAAAAAATATGAATATGTCCATCATCTATTCTGGGATTTCAGGCATGCGGAAAACCTCGGAAAGATACCCAATATCAGCATTATGTTTGAAGAGGACGGTATTTATATTTGCCAATGGAGTTCATCTTATGTGTGGAAAGATCTTGATGAGTTGAAAAACTACATAGAAAATAAACAAATAGAATATGGGCTCATCGATTACCAAGAATACCAATTATAATAGCCACTTATGCACGAATAAAATCATTCGTACATGAGTAGCTAAAAGTATCAATGTAATGCTTTCTGAAAATCATATAAAGACTGCATTATTGAATCTTTCGAAGAAAAAATCTGCGACATCTACAGGATCTGCGATAAAGCTTTAGTCTTGTGTACCTTCCAATAAAATTAAAAATTCATCAATAATTTCCCATCCTCAAGAACCATATACTCCTGCCCTACTTCCTCAGAAACTCTTTTCAGATCATTCTCATCAAATATTTGGGGAATATAGCATTTCTCATGAGCAAAAAGCCCATAATGTATCGGGACCAGCTTTTTAGCATGTAAAAGATGAGCTGCGGCAAACGCTTCCTTCAGATTGAGAGAAGCCGGGACCGGACTGTATTCCAAGCCAATAATCTCAAAATTGACCACCACACCATTCACAGGTAAAAAAGCATAATCTATATCTTTATTTTCTTTTCCAATCTTCCAGAATTGATTATGCCAGATCGTATCTCCGCCATGGAAGATTTTAGTGGCTGCATCTTCCACAATCCATGAAGATTGAACTTCTCCCACTCCATCCATTGCAAATACAGGTTTGAAGGTGATTCCATTCTCAGTAAAGATTTCATCCAGACTCAGAACTACCATTTCAACATCTTCCACATACTTTCTTACAAAAGGTTCTAATTCTGAATACACAATTAGTTTTCCCTCTTTTTTCAGGCATTTTTGAATAACTCCTTTATCAAAATGATCTAAATGTAAATGCGTAAACAGGATATAATCTGCCTGTAGATAATCTGAAAACTTCATCACTTGTTCTACAGCATCTCCCAAAACGGGTTTATAATAGGAAAAATCCTCTGCCGCATCTATCAAAATAGTTTTTCCGTTGGAGATAAGTTTTATTCCTGCCCAGTTTAATTTTTGTATTTCCATAATTCCTTTTTTTTACAAAGGAAAAGACTTCAGGAGGGCTAATCAATAAACAAAAGTTAATTAATAAAGGTTGGAAGATGGAAGTTCATTATTGTCTTATAGTTTTTGATCATTATTTTTTGATGAATAACGCAATTTTTTTGAACGTAAAGATTTAAAATATTCCGACGTTATATTTTAAGGAAGCAAAGATGCCGGCAAAGCCGTTGACTAAGCTGATGATAACAACACGCTTCATCAAATCGATTGAAAATCGATCCTCCCTTTGCTCGCTTAAAATAATACGTATTTAAAATTGAAACTTTGCGTTTATAAAAAGTAGAATAATACCTCTCGTTAAAATGTGAGAATCAATAGAGAAGTTAATTGCTACCCTGTAATTTCTGATAGTTTTTTGAATTGATGAAAAATCTAAATCTTTTTTTAACGCAAAGTTTTAAAATATGTTTGATGTTATATTTTAAGGTGGCAAAGATTCCGGCAAAGCCGTTGACTAAGCTGGTGGTAGCAGCATGCTTCATCAAATCGATTGAAAATTGATGAGCTCTTTGCTCACTTAAAGTAATACGTATTTAAAATTAAGACTTTGCGTTTAAAAACAAAAGAACATTTCCTATTAAAAGGATGAAATAGTTTATGATAACCTTAATAAATTCCCGCTTCAAGCTTCTAACCTCTAACTAATCCTTTTTCTAATCCTGCTTAAAGAGATAGGAGTAATTCCAATATAGGAAGCCAGATATTTTAAAGGAATATTCTGAATATAATGAGGTTTATTTTCCAACAGGTATTCATAAAGATCCTGTGGAGTGTTTTTAAGCAGAAGCATTTCTCGCTTCATGGCAGCATTCAGCTTTCTGCTCAAGTAGTAATTTTGTACAAAGCGGCATTCTGGATTTACAGTGAACATTTCCTTCACCTCATCTAAGGTAATTTCCCAGGCGAGACCGCTGCTGATGGATTCATAAATCCCTTCAGAGCCTTTATGTCCAACGGTAAAAATATCTCCGGGAAAGTAGAATTCTGCACAGACTTCAGTATCGATGTCTGAAGAATTGTTGATATAATATTTACGGACAAGCCCATCTTCAAGAAGATAGGCTTTATGGTCCGAGAATATATTTTTCTTTGGAAACTCAACCTCAGCAAATTTTCCCCAAACAGGATCATTATCCTCTACATTGAGGTGGGAAAAAAGTTTTTTATTAATACTTGCCAATGTTGGATTCTTTATTGTTTACAGTAAATTTTCATCTACAAGGTTCGGAAGGGTTACTTTTAAATTAGGTTCAACTTCCATTGCTCTTTTGATGGCAAAAATAGCCCCTTCATTTCTGGCCCAGCTTCTTCTTGAAATTCCGTTGTTCACGTCCCAGAAAAGCATAGATTTTAATCTTCTGTCGGCTTCTTCGCTACCATCCAGCAGCATTCCAAAACCACCGTTGATTACTTCTCCCCAGCCAACACCACCACCATTGTGGATGGAAACCCAGGTTGCCCCACGGAAACTATCCCCAATAACGTTGTGAATTGCCATATCCGCTGTAAACCTTGATCCATCATAAATATTGGAAGTCTCTCTGTAAGGAGAATCTGTTCCTGAAACATCGTGATGATCTCTTCCCAAAACTACGGGTCCTATTTCACCATTTTTAATCGCTTTGTTGAAGGCTTCTGCAATTTTCATTCTTCCTTCTGCATCTGCATAAAGGATCCTTGCCTGTGAACCTACTACCAATTTATTTTCCTGAGCACCTTTAATCCATTGGATATTGTCCTTCATCTGCTGTTGGATTTCTTCCGGAGAGTTTTTGATCATTTCCTCTAAAACGGCACACGCAATATCATCGGTTTTCTGCAAATCTTCCGCTTTTCCGCTTGTACATACCCAACGGAACGGCCCGAAACCGTAATCGAAACACATAGGTCCCATAATATCCTGAACATAACTTGGATATTTGAATTCTCTTCCCAATGTTGGATTATCTGCCATTACATCAGCTCCGGCTCTGGAAGCTTCCAGTAAAAAGGCATTTCCATAATCGAAGAAATACGTTCCTTTTTCTGTATGTTTATTGATCGCTGCAGCATGTCTTCTTAAGGTTTCCTGAACTTTTTCTTTGAATAATTCAGGATTTTCTGCCATCATTGCATTAGATTCTTCAAAACTTTGTCCTACCGGATAATATCCACCAGCCCAAGGGTTGTGAAGTGATGTCTGGTCTGAACCGATATCAATTCTTAAATCTTCTTTATCAAATTTTTCCCAAACATCAACAATATTTCCAAGATAAGCTAAAGAAACCGTTTCTTTATTTTGCTGTGCTTCTCTTACCCTTTTTACCAATGCATCAAGATCTTCATGAATTTCGTTTACCCATTTCTGATCGTGACGGATTTTAGTAATTTTTGGGTTTACTTCTGCACATACGGTAACACAACCGGCAATATTCCCCGCTTTTGGCTGAGCTCCACTCATACCTCCTAATCCGGAAGTTACAAACAGGCCTCCTTTTGGTTCTTTATTGATCTTTCTGAAAGCATTTAAAGCAGTAATTGTTGTTCCGTGAACAATTCCCTGCGGGCCAATATACATATAACTTCCCGCAGTCATTTGCCCATACTGTGTTACTCCAAGAGCATTAAATTTCTCCCAATCATCTGGTTTCGAATAGTTCGGAATCATCATTCCATTAGTAACTACTACTCTCGGCGCATCTTTATGAGACGGGAAAAGCCCCATTGGATGTCCTGAATACATTACCAAAGTCTGTTCGTTGGTCATTTCAGACAGATACTTCATTGTCAACAGGTACTGTGCCCAGTTGGAGAAGACCGCACCATTGCCACCATAAGTAATCAATTCATGAGGATGCTGAGCGACTGCATAATCCAGATTGTTCTGGATCATCAACATAATAGCTTTTGCCTGCTCAGATTTTCCGGGATAATCTTCAATCGATCTTGCTTTCATTTCATAATCCGGACGGAATCGATACATATAGATTCTTCCATAATCTTCCAATTCCTGCTTAAATTCAGGAATTAATTCTGCATGAAATTTTGGATCGAAATAACGTAAAGCATTCTTTAATGCGAGTTTTTTTTCTTCTTCTCCCAAAATTTCTTTACGTTTTGGAGCATGGTTAATATTCGTCTCGTATGGTTTGGGTTGGGGCAGGTGATTAGGAATCCCCTGCTGTATCTGTTCTTGAAATGTCATATTGCTCTTTAAAGTTCTATGTTTAAACAATGTTTGAAGTTTTAAAGATATTCAAATTATGAAATATAGGCAACAAAAGAGAGGAAAAGCAAAGTGTAAAAGAAGAAATAAGGGAAAAAACTGATTATCAATCTTGTGAAAAATATAAACCACTAATCTATTTAAATTCTATATTTGAATGGATGTACTCAAATTCCCCTCCGCTGGAGGGGAATTCCTTCTAACAAAACAGGTTTTCATCCGAGAAATAAAAAACCTTACTGAAATCCAGCAAGGTCTATATATTTCGGATATTTAAAATCAAGTTAAAACATCATCATTCTCTTCTTCATGATCGTCCTCATTATCACTAAGGCTCCAATAGTTATTTTCTTCATCTTCTTCTCCTATTTCTTCCATTTCATCATCATCTTCCGTGCCGGGAATATCCAGCCCTTTATCAATCTTATCGTCATCTATATCTTCATCAAATATGGGATTTCCGTCCCCATCAAGCGAAATATGTTTTTCTCTTTTGAATATATCTTCGTTAGGATCATAATCCATACTTTCCAATTTTTTATTCTGCTCATTAATATTGTTTTCTGGTGCCATAATATATGTTTTAAGGGTTATTGTATTAAGAACAAAAATAATTCCAAGTTATCATGAATGTTGGAAATATACTTCCGGATTTGCACAATTAGGCATCTCCTCCCCTTTTGAAAAGGCAATCAGATTTTCCGCAGCCAGCTTCGCCATTCCATTTCTGGCCTCAATAGTTGCTGAGCCAATATGTGGTAATATACAAACATTCGATAATTCTAAGATAGGGTTATCGGCAGACATGGGCTCCGGGTTGGTCACATCAAGACCTGCCCCCCAGATCTTTCCTTCTGTTAACGCCTTATATAAATCCTGTTCCTGATGAAAACCACCTCTTGCCGTATTGATAAAAATAGCATTAGGGCTCATCTTTTCAAATACTTCCTGATTGAAAAGATCCTTATGTTCAGGTGTAAAATTGGCATGAACACTCAGTACATCCGAATTCCTAACCAATTCATCAAAGGAAACATATACTGCACCCAATTCTCTTTCAGCCTCTTCATTGCGATGGCGGTTGTGATAAATAATTTCCATATCAAAAGCTTTTTTACATTTCTCCGCCATTTGGAACCCAATTCTGCCTAATCCAAAAATCCCCAGTGTTTTACCATAGAGTTCCTGCCCAAGAGCATGCAGAGGATCAAAAGAATTCCAGTTGCCGTCTTTTACTTTTTGAAAATTGTAACTTGCCCGTCTTGCTACCGATTGCATTAGTAAAAAAGCAACATCCGAAGTAGCTCTGCTCAGCACATCAGGTGTGTTCCCTACGGGAATATTTCTTCGATTGGCTTCTTTGATATCCACATGGTCAAACCCCACAGAATACAGGGCAATCGCTTTAATATCAGGACAGGCATCAAAAAATACTTTATCGTATTTAAAATCGCCTCCAACGTTTAAAATAACATCTGTATGCTGACAATACTTCAGCCATTCTTCGGGAGTAATATTTTCATTTTCAGGAAAAATAACCTGTAGCCCTGCTTCCTGTAACATATTGATTCCAATCTCCGGAATTCTTTTATTAATAAAGACTTTCATTATTATGCGGTTTAAATAAAAAACCTCACTCGAAAAAAGTAAGGTTATTACACTTTAATATTAAAAATTATTTCTCACCAGAATGGTTCTTATTCTTCTCCCAAGCATCAGAAGCAATTTCCTGAATCTCTTCCCAAACTTCTTTTGCTGATTTCTGGGCATGGTTCATAAATCCCTGTTTTGTAGCTTCCTGATTTTTGCCTTTCATATCGTGAATGTAATCTTTCACCTGCTGGGAGTAGCTTTCTATACTATATCCGGGATTATTGTGCAGGTTTTTCTGAACATTACTAAAATCATGTGAAGCTTTGAATCTGTTGGTATCCATAATCATAAGATTTTAAGTGGGTTTTACTGCTGAAAGAGTCCAATTTCTGTTCCGAAATGATCCAAAAATATATTAAAAAAATCCAAAAAAATTTAAATTATGTGAACCATACAGCTGGAAATAATACTGCATGGAAGTTCATATAAAGATTTTATTTTTAGGTATGAATACACTAATAAAATAGATGCAGTTTATAAATCAATATATCTATAGGGTTAATTTTAATCCACATACAATATGATCGAAAGACAAATGAAAAACTGGTGCATTCGTAGCTAAAACAAAGAACTGGTGTTTGAGACCAGTTCCTCTGCCAGTTCTATGACTGGCTATTATTTTTTTAAATTCAGAATTTTATTTTAGTTCTTATTGATTGGTGTTCCCCAACATCGGAACAAATTTATATGCTCCAAATTCTTCTTTTTCAAATTCTGTAGGCCCTACTTTTGTGAATCGATATAACACCTGCTGGTCTGTAGGTCCTAATGGGATTACCATAATTCCGCCGACTTTCAGCTGTTTTAATAATTCTGTAGGTAAAGTTCCTGCTCCGCAGGTGACAATAATTTTGTCAAAGGGCGCAAAAGTAGGTAACCCGGCAAAGCCATCTCCAAAACTTTGAAATTTAGGATATAAATGAAGTTCTCTCAGCTTATTTTTTGAAAAATCAAACAGATCCTTCTGTCTTTCCACTGTGTATACGTGAGCTTTCATTGCAATTAAAACAGCAGTCTGATATCCACAACCGGTCCCTATTTCCAATACTTTCTCACCGGTTTTCACCTGTAGTAACTCAGACTGTTCCGCAACCGTTGACGGGTGAGAAATGGTTTGATGCGCCAAGATAGGAAAAGCCCTGTCTTCATAGGCAAAATCTTCAAAAATACTTTCAATGAAAAGGTGTCTCGGAATTTCATTCATTGCTGAAAGCACATTTTCATCTGAAATCCCGATTCTGTATCTTAGATATTCTACTAAATTCTTTCTTTTTCCTTTATGTACAAACGAATCCTGCATCTGACAAAAATAAGAAATTAGATTTTAGATTTCAGAAATCAGGCAAAAGAATTATCCACAAAAAAAGCTGTCAATAATCTGACAGCTTCTGTTTCTCTATAATTAATTCCATTTTACAACCTGCGAGGTAACATCGGTATAAGTATTGTCTGCACATCTTTTTCTGACGTAGAACATATAAGAAATTGTCTTATTTAAATTAACAAAAGCAGCATTGTGACCAGGAAGAACAGCATCTCCATTTCCCGGAGCGGGAGGCGTACTACTTGTCCCTAAATATACTTCATACACTGAAAGGCCATCACTTTCCCAGGAAACTGTAGCTGAAAATGTAGGATCATAAACGGAAGAAGTTGACGTGGTATAGTTCACATAGCCTGGTTTCACGCAAGCGGTAGTATTTTCGGAAAGAATGGTTATTGGCCCTGCCCAGTTACTCTTTCCATCTGTTGTTCCACAGTTTTTCCTTACATATACATCATATTTCTTACCTTTAAATAATGGAAGGCTGTACGAGGTATTGGTCACTTCAGCTACCGTACCACTCCCTAAAGAAAACCCTTGTTCTCCATACTGTACTTCAAAAAATCCTGTTCCCTGGCTAGTATTACTATTCCAGGAAAAAATGTTATATAGCGGTTTGAAACTTAAACTTGTTGGAGTCTCACACGTAGGCTTTGGAGGCAGCGTTCTTATTTCCGAATCAATACTATCTCCTGATCCTGAGCACCCTGTAGCCAGTAATCCAGCTATGGATAAGATGAAATACATTTTTTTCATAGTTAATCTTTTTTTATTGGACGCGAATTTAATATAATTTTTTAATTGATAAGATCTACATTACTCAATGCTCATCACTCCCCAAATATCCAAGTGAAAAGTCATGTATTTTTATACTATACATTCACTATCTTTACAAAAATTTAATACAGCTATGTTAAAAGCAGGTTTGGTAGGTGCCGGACACTTGGGAAAGATCCACTTAAAACTTCTTAATCAGTCAGATCGATACGAGTTTGTAGGCTTCCACGATAAAGATGTTGAAAACGGAAAGAAATTAGAAGCCGAATTCGGGTATAAATATTTTGAAAATTTTGATGAATTGCTTGAGCAGATCGATATGCTGGACATTGTCACCCCAACAGTCTATCATTATGATTATGCAATAAAGGCAATAGCAAAAGGGCTTCATTTCTTTATTGAAAAACCGGTTACCCAGACCCTTGAACAAGCAGAAGAAATCCTTCGTTTATGCCAGGAAAACGGTATTAAAGCACAGGTAGGACATGTTGAAAGATACAATCCTGCTTTCATTGCTACCAAAGAGTACATCAACAATCCGATGTTTATTGAGATTCACAGATTAGCTGAATTCAACCCACGTGGAACTGATGTTTCTGTAGTCCTTGACCTTATGATTCACGATCTGGATATTTTGTTAAGTATCGCAAAATCAAAGGTAAAAAACATTCATGCAAGTGGTGTTTGCGTAGTAAGTAAAACTCCGGATATTGCGAATGCCAGAATAGAATTCGAAAACGGGTGTGTTGCCAACCTTACCACCTCCAGAATTTCCATGAAAGCTATGAGAAAGAGCAGATTCTTCCAGAAAGATGCTTACATCTCTGTAGATTTTCTTGAGAAAAAAGCAGAAGTTATCAGAATGAAAGATGCTCCTGAAAACCCTACTCCATTCGACATGATTATTGAAAATGCAGAAGGAGAGAAAAACCAGATTCTTTTTGAATATCCAAATATTCAGCCTAATAACGCTATTCTTGATGAACTAAACTCATTCGCTGATGCTATCACCGGTGATAAAAATGTGGAAGTTTCTCTTGAAGACGGAACTGAAGCTTTAAAAGTAGCCCTGGAAATTATGAAGCTTATCAGCTAAAAATATACATGCTGTTTCATGAACAGTGATAATAATGCTATCTTAACAGCCAGACAATGGTTATGAGATAGCATTTTTTTTAGGTTATCAATATCATTTCAATAAAAAAACCAATGATTAGTCAATAAAAAATCAATATATTTGAAAAACAATTCATTAAACAATTGAAAGATTTTGTTTTACATATCCAATGGATTCCTGCCAAAATAAGCGATTTTAGTACAAACGCTTATTATGATATTCCCATTTTTTTATAATTCAATCCTCCTTCATTATATAAAATCAAAACAACTATGAAAAGATCCATTCTATTATCCGCTTTATTATTGTCTCAATTTGGGACATCACAATTATTAAAAACTTCCGGCCAAAAAATCATCAATGATAAAGGTGAAAATATCCAGTTGAGAGGCCTTGGCTTAGGCGGATGGATGCTTCAGGAAGGCTATATGCTGAAAACGGCTGATTTTGCAGGTCCTCAATATAAGATCAGGGAAAAAATAGCAGAATTGATTGGAGAAGATGGAATGCAGGAGTTTTATAAAGCCTATTTAAAAAATGGGATTACCAAACAGGATATTGATTTTCTGGCAAAAGCCGGGTTCAATTCAATCAGGCTTCCGATGCATTATAAGCTCTACACTCTTCCTATAGAAAAAGAACCTTCAAAAGGTAAAGATACTTGGCTGGAAGAAGGTTTCAAAATGACCGATGATTTACTTCAATGGTGTAAAGACAATAAAATTTATTTGATTCTTGATCTGCATGCTGCGCCGGGAGGACAGGGAAATGATGTCAACATTTCTGATAATGATAAGTCTAAACCTTCTCTTTGGGAAAATGATGAAAATCAAAGAAAGACAATTGCGCTTTGGAAAAAACTGGCAGACCGATACAAAAACGAACCATGGATTGGCGGATATGATATTATTAACGAACCCAACATCAACTTTACCGGAAAAAATCCAAACGGGACAGATGAAATGTCGAATGCTCCACTTTGGAAATTACAAAAAGATATCACTGATGCTATCAGAGATGTAGATCAAAAGCATATAATCTTTATTGAGGGAAATGGATGGGGCAATAACTACAACGGATTAATTCCGATCTGGGACAACAATATGGCTTTTAGTTTTCATAAATACTGGAATTACAATGATGATAAGACCATTCAGTTTGCATTGGATTTAAGAGAAAAATACAACATGCCAATCTGGCTCGGAG from Chryseobacterium indologenes encodes the following:
- a CDS encoding urocanate hydratase, translated to MTFQEQIQQGIPNHLPQPKPYETNINHAPKRKEILGEEEKKLALKNALRYFDPKFHAELIPEFKQELEDYGRIYMYRFRPDYEMKARSIEDYPGKSEQAKAIMLMIQNNLDYAVAQHPHELITYGGNGAVFSNWAQYLLTMKYLSEMTNEQTLVMYSGHPMGLFPSHKDAPRVVVTNGMMIPNYSKPDDWEKFNALGVTQYGQMTAGSYMYIGPQGIVHGTTITALNAFRKINKEPKGGLFVTSGLGGMSGAQPKAGNIAGCVTVCAEVNPKITKIRHDQKWVNEIHEDLDALVKRVREAQQNKETVSLAYLGNIVDVWEKFDKEDLRIDIGSDQTSLHNPWAGGYYPVGQSFEESNAMMAENPELFKEKVQETLRRHAAAINKHTEKGTYFFDYGNAFLLEASRAGADVMADNPTLGREFKYPSYVQDIMGPMCFDYGFGPFRWVCTSGKAEDLQKTDDIACAVLEEMIKNSPEEIQQQMKDNIQWIKGAQENKLVVGSQARILYADAEGRMKIAEAFNKAIKNGEIGPVVLGRDHHDVSGTDSPYRETSNIYDGSRFTADMAIHNVIGDSFRGATWVSIHNGGGVGWGEVINGGFGMLLDGSEEADRRLKSMLFWDVNNGISRRSWARNEGAIFAIKRAMEVEPNLKVTLPNLVDENLL
- a CDS encoding Gfo/Idh/MocA family protein → MLKAGLVGAGHLGKIHLKLLNQSDRYEFVGFHDKDVENGKKLEAEFGYKYFENFDELLEQIDMLDIVTPTVYHYDYAIKAIAKGLHFFIEKPVTQTLEQAEEILRLCQENGIKAQVGHVERYNPAFIATKEYINNPMFIEIHRLAEFNPRGTDVSVVLDLMIHDLDILLSIAKSKVKNIHASGVCVVSKTPDIANARIEFENGCVANLTTSRISMKAMRKSRFFQKDAYISVDFLEKKAEVIRMKDAPENPTPFDMIIENAEGEKNQILFEYPNIQPNNAILDELNSFADAITGDKNVEVSLEDGTEALKVALEIMKLIS
- a CDS encoding prevent-host-death protein, encoding MDTNRFKASHDFSNVQKNLHNNPGYSIESYSQQVKDYIHDMKGKNQEATKQGFMNHAQKSAKEVWEEIQEIASDAWEKNKNHSGEK
- a CDS encoding 2-hydroxyacid dehydrogenase, translating into MKVFINKRIPEIGINMLQEAGLQVIFPENENITPEEWLKYCQHTDVILNVGGDFKYDKVFFDACPDIKAIALYSVGFDHVDIKEANRRNIPVGNTPDVLSRATSDVAFLLMQSVARRASYNFQKVKDGNWNSFDPLHALGQELYGKTLGIFGLGRIGFQMAEKCKKAFDMEIIYHNRHRNEEAERELGAVYVSFDELVRNSDVLSVHANFTPEHKDLFNQEVFEKMSPNAIFINTARGGFHQEQDLYKALTEGKIWGAGLDVTNPEPMSADNPILELSNVCILPHIGSATIEARNGMAKLAAENLIAFSKGEEMPNCANPEVYFQHS
- a CDS encoding protein-L-isoaspartate(D-aspartate) O-methyltransferase; the encoded protein is MQDSFVHKGKRKNLVEYLRYRIGISDENVLSAMNEIPRHLFIESIFEDFAYEDRAFPILAHQTISHPSTVAEQSELLQVKTGEKVLEIGTGCGYQTAVLIAMKAHVYTVERQKDLFDFSKNKLRELHLYPKFQSFGDGFAGLPTFAPFDKIIVTCGAGTLPTELLKQLKVGGIMVIPLGPTDQQVLYRFTKVGPTEFEKEEFGAYKFVPMLGNTNQ
- a CDS encoding Crp/Fnr family transcriptional regulator, whose amino-acid sequence is MASINKKLFSHLNVEDNDPVWGKFAEVEFPKKNIFSDHKAYLLEDGLVRKYYINNSSDIDTEVCAEFYFPGDIFTVGHKGSEGIYESISSGLAWEITLDEVKEMFTVNPECRFVQNYYLSRKLNAAMKREMLLLKNTPQDLYEYLLENKPHYIQNIPLKYLASYIGITPISLSRIRKRIS
- a CDS encoding cellulase family glycosylhydrolase; its protein translation is MKRSILLSALLLSQFGTSQLLKTSGQKIINDKGENIQLRGLGLGGWMLQEGYMLKTADFAGPQYKIREKIAELIGEDGMQEFYKAYLKNGITKQDIDFLAKAGFNSIRLPMHYKLYTLPIEKEPSKGKDTWLEEGFKMTDDLLQWCKDNKIYLILDLHAAPGGQGNDVNISDNDKSKPSLWENDENQRKTIALWKKLADRYKNEPWIGGYDIINEPNINFTGKNPNGTDEMSNAPLWKLQKDITDAIRDVDQKHIIFIEGNGWGNNYNGLIPIWDNNMAFSFHKYWNYNDDKTIQFALDLREKYNMPIWLGETGENSNVWFTELIQLLDKHNIGYAFWPMKKIDNIAGIANVKTTPEYENLLNYWKNGGKKPSKEYAKKALMQIADNYKFSKVEIKNDVIDAMFRQTTDASTKPFKNHQIPGRIFASDYDLGRMGSAYLDKDYINLWVSDPAKRSEWNSGQQMRNDGVDIYPCHDKISNQYYVGKTETGEWLQYTVNSKTDQNYMFEIRYSSMIPSKIRLEDASGKLLASIALSSTGNNENWATVSIKNIPLSKGENKLRVVFENDGTNLNYFEIK
- a CDS encoding MBL fold metallo-hydrolase, translating into MEIQKLNWAGIKLISNGKTILIDAAEDFSYYKPVLGDAVEQVMKFSDYLQADYILFTHLHLDHFDKGVIQKCLKKEGKLIVYSELEPFVRKYVEDVEMVVLSLDEIFTENGITFKPVFAMDGVGEVQSSWIVEDAATKIFHGGDTIWHNQFWKIGKENKDIDYAFLPVNGVVVNFEIIGLEYSPVPASLNLKEAFAAAHLLHAKKLVPIHYGLFAHEKCYIPQIFDENDLKRVSEEVGQEYMVLEDGKLLMNF